A single region of the Acidobacteriota bacterium genome encodes:
- a CDS encoding Gfo/Idh/MocA family oxidoreductase has protein sequence MDGTSRRSFITGASAALLAGGVGGGPAAAAANTNSDVGRARGDATLRIGLIGCGGRGTGAAAQAMSTEGPVELVAMADAFEDRLENCYAHLAELGEDGSFDNGKRLQVPAENRYVGFDAYRKVIDSGVDVVVHATPPGFRPEHFEYAVEQGKHVFMEKPVAVDAPGVRRVFKAAKAAEEKNLKVGVGLQRHHSAMYNETIDRIHDGAIGDVVALRVYWNGSGVWVRARKPGQTEMEYQMRNWYYFNWLCGDHIVEQHIHNIDVGNWVKGGHPVEAQGQGGRQWRNGPDHGEIFDHHFVEYTYDDGAVMLSQCRHIQNCWDQVAEFAHGSKGRASLASGLIEAPGGWTHREPEDEKSPYQVEHDRLFEAIREDKPFNEAKNGAIATMTAVMGRMATYSGKKITWKEAIKSDASFEPATYAWDADPPTVPDKKGRYAVAVPGVTKA, from the coding sequence ATGGACGGAACCTCCAGGCGCAGTTTCATCACGGGGGCCTCGGCGGCCCTGCTTGCGGGCGGAGTCGGCGGTGGACCGGCAGCGGCCGCTGCCAACACGAACTCGGACGTCGGACGCGCTCGCGGCGACGCGACGCTGCGGATCGGCCTGATCGGCTGTGGCGGACGTGGCACGGGTGCCGCGGCGCAGGCCATGTCGACCGAGGGACCGGTCGAACTCGTGGCGATGGCCGACGCGTTCGAAGATCGGCTGGAGAACTGCTACGCGCATCTCGCCGAGCTGGGCGAGGACGGGTCGTTCGACAATGGCAAGCGCCTCCAGGTGCCGGCGGAGAACCGCTACGTCGGCTTCGACGCCTACCGGAAGGTGATCGACTCCGGCGTCGACGTCGTCGTCCACGCGACGCCGCCGGGCTTCCGGCCGGAACACTTCGAGTACGCGGTCGAGCAGGGCAAGCACGTGTTCATGGAGAAGCCGGTGGCCGTCGACGCGCCGGGCGTGCGGCGGGTGTTCAAGGCGGCCAAGGCGGCGGAGGAGAAGAACCTGAAGGTCGGCGTCGGCCTGCAGCGCCACCACAGCGCGATGTACAACGAGACGATCGATCGCATTCATGACGGCGCGATCGGCGACGTCGTCGCACTCCGCGTCTACTGGAACGGCTCCGGCGTCTGGGTGCGGGCGCGCAAGCCGGGCCAGACCGAGATGGAGTACCAGATGCGCAACTGGTACTACTTCAACTGGCTCTGCGGCGATCACATCGTCGAGCAGCACATCCACAACATCGACGTCGGCAACTGGGTCAAGGGCGGGCACCCGGTCGAGGCCCAGGGCCAGGGCGGCCGTCAGTGGCGGAACGGTCCCGACCACGGCGAGATCTTCGACCATCACTTCGTCGAGTACACCTACGACGACGGCGCGGTCATGCTGAGCCAGTGCCGGCACATCCAGAACTGCTGGGACCAGGTCGCCGAGTTCGCGCACGGCAGCAAGGGCCGGGCGAGTCTGGCCTCCGGCCTGATCGAAGCGCCGGGCGGATGGACCCACCGTGAGCCCGAGGACGAGAAGAGTCCCTACCAGGTCGAGCACGATCGCCTGTTCGAGGCGATTCGCGAGGACAAGCCCTTCAACGAGGCGAAGAACGGCGCAATCGCCACGATGACGGCCGTGATGGGCCGGATGGCGACCTACTCCGGCAAGAAGATCACCTGGAAGGAAGCGATCAAGTCGGATGCGTCGTTCGAGCCCGCGACGTACGCCTGGGACGCCGACCCGCCGACCGTGCCGGACAAGAAGGGCCGGTACGCCGTGGCGGTGCCAGGGGTGACGAAGGCGTAG
- a CDS encoding fibronectin type III domain-containing protein, producing MSSLGGGLAIAFLLSAPAPTLPHAMPAGDSTAEPPASRAETALSRGEYSDCTPDTTVLVFDGGYGVSLCYETAQGTVGDGKAGIWASAESGIVWFFSRENAEMLIKVLNGCAHNGYRWVFVAPVTDVAFNLHVTSSRGNRWIYRNRLGETAATSSDVTAFRCATDDTYGADLAVRAPSVSDADLEPGQSFSLQVLVDNRGDDRSAATTLSYYRSRDSTITTNDRAIGTDPVSALVESGTAAHSIGLTAPSSAGTYYYGACVDPVSGEANTANNCSSAAAVRVGVPEAPPALESGGDNEVATGDTTTLFAEVAEAGDDLYSFGAWSDDEDVAVVAEVRASKSGRLLAVTGKKAGKATITVVAVNSRGEPSGLSTFDALVTSPTANAPALETGSNDDALEVTFRATFRPLETRAYDYQVRLRRPQTAWTDIGCQPVRNSSSSEATGAVSITITGLRAGTTYEARYRSRRSSSCTAGSPGLWSAVGHGTTSGTAINSRPEFAGATSVTVSVKENAGDEVNVGSPVAADDADGLRDILTYSLSGPDAASFQIVPETGQIRTRAGRTYDFESRSTYNVTVEARDVHDETASLPVTIDILDLEANCSQPPRLRLNPRDGLLVVRWTPLEEDDQTAAVLGYEIEWRAGSSGAWTNRVTVPGRENDFAYLAGLTNLQRYYVRIRPFGPERACGWSEPVSGIPQTDRSPLNDQDFEDRLGPGGRLGDRRFPAPGRFSERTNGRHVHGSYDYEKTEPDRGLITLEYDEVGRSGCSLSLLFSSLTSGSFLDECGDAGVNTDFDLEETPPEPENLAPRSQEEFEVLAQGRPFLPGVQIGGHISGTGVSIRLPPGFVAHTGPRRDSDTGAVTRFGRYEYQHVGPSRAQLILCFTSCTEDPEERWVIDLEFISSDAAKYTITVHRKGHEPLTLDGFIDFKNGDYLSDFPPELVPPRHPPQAAGRDLLGIDAASGSTSLSIGADSLQTILLRGEGIQDIAYSPGDWLEPKDGGNQRMMIVGAGPVAALATGTGANGRTGASDGPGFVSSAQTDLTAVTVVCMQREKGIPTRGSRYFSQPKAAEGAVQLCQRDCVRLRSDLVQGCVWQCERTNTASAAGLSKTSIVGKSLIELASRP from the coding sequence ATGAGCTCCCTGGGAGGCGGGCTGGCGATTGCCTTCCTTCTTTCGGCCCCAGCCCCCACGCTCCCCCACGCCATGCCCGCGGGAGACTCGACGGCCGAACCACCGGCGTCGCGTGCCGAGACAGCCCTGAGCCGCGGTGAGTACAGCGACTGCACTCCCGACACGACGGTTCTCGTGTTCGATGGCGGTTACGGCGTCAGCCTGTGCTACGAAACAGCACAAGGGACAGTAGGCGACGGAAAGGCCGGGATCTGGGCGTCGGCCGAGTCGGGAATCGTCTGGTTCTTCAGTCGCGAGAACGCCGAGATGCTGATCAAGGTGCTTAACGGCTGCGCCCACAACGGCTATCGCTGGGTGTTCGTCGCGCCCGTGACCGACGTCGCCTTCAACCTGCACGTGACGAGTAGCCGCGGCAACCGCTGGATCTACCGGAACCGACTGGGTGAGACCGCCGCGACCAGCAGCGACGTCACGGCGTTCAGGTGCGCGACGGACGACACGTACGGAGCCGACCTGGCCGTGCGGGCGCCTTCGGTCAGCGACGCCGACCTCGAGCCGGGACAGTCCTTTTCCCTCCAGGTGCTGGTGGACAACCGCGGCGACGACCGGTCGGCCGCCACCACCCTCAGCTACTACCGATCGAGGGACTCCACGATCACCACGAACGACAGGGCGATCGGCACCGACCCGGTGAGTGCTCTTGTCGAGTCCGGAACCGCGGCCCACTCCATCGGCCTGACCGCTCCGTCAAGTGCCGGCACCTACTACTACGGCGCCTGCGTCGACCCAGTGTCAGGCGAGGCGAACACGGCGAACAACTGTTCCTCCGCAGCAGCCGTACGGGTGGGCGTTCCCGAGGCACCGCCGGCGCTTGAGAGCGGAGGCGACAACGAGGTCGCCACTGGCGACACGACCACCCTGTTCGCGGAAGTCGCGGAAGCCGGTGACGATCTGTACAGCTTCGGCGCCTGGTCGGACGATGAAGACGTCGCCGTTGTGGCTGAGGTGAGAGCTTCGAAGTCCGGTCGACTACTCGCTGTCACCGGAAAGAAAGCCGGAAAGGCGACCATCACGGTCGTGGCCGTCAACAGCCGCGGCGAACCGTCAGGGCTTTCGACGTTCGATGCGCTCGTGACGTCGCCGACTGCGAACGCACCCGCGCTCGAAACCGGCTCAAATGACGACGCGCTCGAGGTCACGTTCCGCGCCACGTTCCGGCCTCTGGAGACGCGCGCCTACGACTATCAGGTTCGGCTACGGAGACCCCAAACCGCATGGACCGATATCGGCTGTCAACCAGTCCGTAACTCGTCTAGCAGCGAAGCAACCGGTGCGGTTTCGATCACGATCACCGGGCTTCGCGCCGGCACGACGTACGAAGCCCGCTACCGGTCGCGCCGCTCTTCTTCCTGTACCGCCGGCTCGCCGGGCCTCTGGTCGGCCGTAGGCCACGGCACGACGAGCGGCACTGCCATCAACAGCCGTCCCGAGTTCGCCGGCGCCACTTCAGTCACCGTCTCGGTCAAGGAGAACGCGGGGGACGAGGTGAATGTTGGCTCGCCCGTTGCCGCCGATGATGCGGACGGCCTTCGCGACATCCTTACCTACAGCCTGAGCGGACCGGACGCCGCGAGCTTCCAGATCGTGCCCGAGACGGGCCAGATTCGCACCCGCGCCGGCCGCACCTATGACTTCGAGTCCCGGTCCACGTACAACGTCACCGTAGAGGCTCGAGACGTACACGACGAGACGGCAAGTCTCCCGGTCACCATCGACATTCTCGACCTCGAAGCTAACTGCTCGCAGCCGCCGAGACTGCGTCTCAACCCGCGCGACGGCCTGCTCGTCGTGCGGTGGACGCCGCTGGAGGAGGACGATCAGACCGCCGCCGTGCTCGGCTACGAAATCGAATGGCGTGCCGGGTCGAGCGGCGCGTGGACCAACCGCGTCACGGTTCCCGGGCGAGAGAACGACTTCGCGTACCTTGCCGGCCTCACCAACCTTCAGCGCTACTACGTTCGCATCCGCCCATTCGGCCCGGAGCGGGCCTGCGGCTGGTCGGAACCGGTATCCGGCATACCCCAAACGGACCGGTCGCCTCTGAACGACCAGGACTTCGAAGATCGCCTGGGCCCCGGCGGCAGGCTGGGCGACCGGCGATTCCCCGCACCGGGCCGGTTCAGCGAAAGAACGAACGGCAGGCACGTCCATGGCAGCTACGACTACGAGAAGACGGAGCCCGACCGGGGCCTGATCACGCTGGAGTACGACGAGGTCGGCCGCTCCGGCTGCTCGCTTTCCCTCCTCTTCTCGTCGCTCACTTCCGGTTCGTTCCTCGACGAGTGCGGGGACGCTGGCGTCAACACCGACTTCGACCTCGAAGAGACGCCGCCCGAGCCGGAGAATCTCGCACCACGGAGCCAGGAGGAGTTTGAGGTCCTCGCGCAGGGAAGGCCGTTCCTGCCCGGGGTGCAGATAGGCGGCCACATCTCTGGAACAGGAGTGTCTATTCGCTTGCCACCGGGCTTCGTGGCTCACACGGGACCCAGGAGAGATTCGGATACTGGTGCAGTGACTCGGTTTGGCCGCTACGAGTATCAGCACGTTGGCCCCAGCAGGGCTCAACTCATCCTCTGCTTCACGTCGTGTACCGAGGATCCGGAGGAACGGTGGGTCATCGATCTGGAGTTCATCTCCAGCGATGCAGCTAAGTACACGATCACCGTTCACCGCAAGGGTCACGAACCGCTCACGCTGGACGGGTTCATCGACTTCAAGAACGGCGACTACCTGAGCGACTTCCCACCGGAACTCGTGCCGCCCCGTCATCCGCCGCAGGCCGCCGGCCGGGACCTACTGGGCATCGACGCCGCATCCGGTTCGACGTCGCTGAGCATCGGCGCCGATTCGCTCCAGACGATCCTTCTGCGCGGCGAGGGCATCCAGGACATCGCGTACTCCCCTGGCGACTGGCTGGAGCCAAAGGACGGCGGCAATCAGCGCATGATGATCGTCGGAGCCGGCCCCGTGGCCGCGTTGGCTACGGGCACCGGAGCGAACGGGCGAACCGGAGCCTCCGACGGACCGGGGTTTGTTTCAAGCGCACAAACCGATCTGACGGCCGTGACCGTCGTCTGCATGCAACGCGAAAAGGGGATCCCCACTCGCGGCTCGCGGTACTTCTCGCAACCCAAGGCGGCGGAAGGAGCCGTTCAACTCTGCCAGCGCGACTGCGTTCGACTGCGCAGCGACCTCGTGCAGGGCTGCGTCTGGCAGTGCGAGCGGACGAACACCGCGTCCGCGGCGGGACTGTCCAAGACGTCGATCGTCGGCAAGTCACTCATCGAGCTCGCCTCCAGGCCCTAA
- a CDS encoding alkaline phosphatase, translating to MKSRFVRIRSAHRCLAGVASAIATVMFLLVAATPASAQRNNVILFVGDGMGVSTVTSTRIATVGVDGQLTMDRMPYTAISRTASADYITPDSAATMSAMMTGVNTNTGVIGYGPTTEFSDFNGNGDGPRLTNIGELAISMGYAVGIVTTTRVTHATPAAVFAHVNDRNLENEIAAQMVPGGGGFNTRLGDGLHVIFGGGRRHFLPTSASDDEGLPGRRSDGRDLRSELQQRGYRYVWNRQGLNSLGGSGRAIGLFASSHLAYEADRGSGEPSLEEMTRKAIQILTATGKPYFLMVEGGRIDHAHHEGNAFRAFNDTRMFDRAINAAQRSVNLNRTLILATADHSHVFTIAGYPMRPLGDLRYTPRSVPASFRNQPHHGILGTVHDIDSGGTISESGDSGGIPYTILGYANGPGHRSGSRVNPNSDRTAGYGGAVPSSTAHSAYRQEATVPLFLETHAGEDVMIYAVGRTSENVRGTVPNSKVFDWIKDGFADRGSRPSGPGPSPDPDPDPGPAPDPVGTCTPTSVVLRFDGGYEVSMCYVTPEGESGSVKAEVWSSEAGILWFFGRNNPEVLVKVLDGCGVNGHRWAFVAPVTTLDFNLWITGPDGSRWTHGNPQGTTAATKSDIKAFPCQ from the coding sequence ATGAAGAGTCGTTTCGTACGGATCCGAAGCGCCCACAGGTGTCTCGCGGGGGTCGCAAGCGCTATCGCGACGGTCATGTTCCTTCTGGTGGCGGCGACACCTGCCTCCGCGCAGAGAAACAACGTCATCCTGTTCGTCGGCGACGGCATGGGCGTGTCGACGGTCACGTCCACCCGCATTGCGACGGTCGGCGTCGACGGACAACTGACGATGGACCGGATGCCCTACACCGCCATTTCGCGCACGGCGTCGGCCGACTACATCACGCCTGACAGCGCCGCAACGATGTCGGCGATGATGACCGGAGTCAACACGAACACGGGCGTGATCGGCTACGGCCCGACCACCGAGTTCAGCGACTTCAACGGCAACGGCGACGGCCCGCGGTTGACGAACATCGGCGAGTTGGCCATCTCGATGGGCTACGCGGTCGGTATCGTGACGACGACTCGCGTCACCCACGCGACCCCTGCGGCCGTCTTCGCGCACGTCAACGACCGCAACCTGGAGAACGAGATCGCCGCGCAGATGGTGCCGGGCGGAGGGGGCTTCAACACACGCCTCGGAGACGGGCTTCACGTCATCTTCGGTGGTGGCCGACGGCATTTCCTTCCGACTTCGGCTTCGGACGACGAGGGACTTCCGGGACGGAGATCAGACGGACGCGATCTACGAAGCGAGCTGCAACAGCGGGGCTATCGCTACGTCTGGAACCGGCAGGGTCTCAACTCGCTGGGCGGTTCCGGCCGCGCAATCGGTCTATTCGCGTCGAGTCACCTGGCGTACGAAGCGGACCGGGGCAGCGGCGAGCCGAGCCTGGAGGAGATGACGAGGAAGGCGATCCAGATCCTCACCGCTACGGGAAAGCCCTACTTCCTGATGGTCGAAGGGGGCCGCATCGACCACGCGCACCACGAGGGGAACGCATTTCGCGCCTTCAATGACACCCGGATGTTCGACCGGGCGATCAACGCCGCGCAGCGAAGCGTCAATCTCAACAGGACCCTGATCCTCGCGACCGCCGACCACAGTCACGTCTTCACGATCGCCGGCTACCCGATGCGACCGCTCGGCGACCTGCGCTACACCCCCCGCTCGGTGCCCGCGTCGTTCCGCAACCAGCCGCACCACGGCATCCTGGGAACGGTCCACGACATCGACAGCGGAGGCACGATCTCGGAGAGCGGAGACTCGGGCGGCATTCCCTACACCATCCTGGGCTACGCCAACGGGCCGGGACACCGGAGCGGCTCGCGCGTCAATCCGAACAGCGACCGGACGGCAGGCTACGGTGGCGCGGTTCCTTCGAGCACCGCCCACTCGGCGTACCGGCAGGAGGCAACGGTCCCGCTCTTCCTCGAGACGCACGCTGGCGAAGACGTGATGATCTATGCGGTCGGCCGCACGTCGGAGAACGTGCGCGGCACCGTGCCCAACAGCAAGGTCTTCGACTGGATCAAGGACGGTTTCGCCGACCGAGGCTCGCGGCCATCCGGACCCGGCCCCAGCCCCGACCCGGATCCGGATCCCGGACCGGCTCCGGACCCGGTCGGGACCTGCACGCCCACTTCCGTGGTCCTCCGCTTCGACGGCGGCTACGAGGTCAGCATGTGCTACGTCACGCCAGAAGGTGAGTCAGGCTCGGTCAAGGCCGAAGTCTGGTCCAGCGAGGCCGGCATCCTGTGGTTCTTCGGCCGCAACAACCCCGAGGTTCTCGTCAAGGTACTCGACGGCTGTGGAGTCAACGGCCATCGCTGGGCGTTCGTGGCGCCGGTGACCACCCTGGACTTCAACCTGTGGATCACGGGACCCGACGGCAGCCGTTGGACGCACGGCAACCCGCAGGGCACGACCGCCGCTACGAAGAGCGACATCAAGGCGTTTCCCTGCCAATAG
- a CDS encoding DUF2911 domain-containing protein: MRTTTSINALTLLAVLLPAAAPVAAQEQADSNRSDSAPATTEAADSDAAARAAALRERFRRLRYGNLAELALSGKQLRISYPDLMTDSDDYRAFAALDRGEVAAWNSGRAIKLLSHATLSFDGVVVPYGNASPDYPGVYSLWPRRTADGWSLVFNGDADIWGSQRDPAADAVQVPLTHSTADEPTEKLTIEFLEVEPGAVLRIAWGDHQFLAAFEAAP; this comes from the coding sequence GTGCGAACGACGACCAGCATCAACGCCCTCACTCTCCTGGCCGTACTGCTTCCGGCGGCAGCCCCGGTCGCCGCCCAGGAGCAAGCGGATTCGAACCGATCCGACTCCGCCCCGGCAACCACCGAGGCCGCCGACAGCGACGCCGCAGCCAGGGCGGCAGCCCTGCGCGAGCGGTTCCGCCGCTTGCGGTACGGCAACCTGGCTGAACTCGCACTCAGCGGCAAGCAGCTCAGGATCTCCTATCCGGACCTCATGACGGACAGCGACGACTACCGGGCGTTCGCAGCTCTCGACCGAGGCGAAGTCGCCGCCTGGAACAGTGGCAGGGCCATCAAGCTGCTCAGCCACGCGACACTCTCCTTCGACGGCGTCGTGGTGCCCTACGGCAACGCCTCCCCCGACTATCCTGGCGTCTACAGCCTCTGGCCCAGGCGCACCGCGGACGGTTGGAGCCTCGTGTTCAACGGCGACGCGGACATCTGGGGCAGCCAGCGTGACCCGGCGGCCGACGCGGTCCAGGTGCCGCTAACGCACTCAACGGCCGACGAGCCGACCGAGAAGCTGACGATCGAGTTCCTGGAAGTCGAACCGGGCGCGGTACTGCGGATCGCCTGGGGCGATCACCAGTTCCTGGCGGCCTTCGAGGCCGCTCCGTAG
- a CDS encoding methylmalonyl-CoA mutase family protein has product MTTPEQDPRIRPAEDASPLRFVTAASLFDGHDAAIHIMRRMIQDRGAEVIHLGHNRGVDEIVRAAVQEDADAIAISSYQGGHIEFFRYMIDRLAEEGREDVLVFGGGGGTITPEEIAELEAYGVERIYHPDDGLKMGLPAMIDDVVERAHAKRRPAPESRFRVRVASDPDGDIELSRLLSAIERGAVGESELRRLRKEWQLAGAGVPVVGLTGTGGAGKSSVADELLNRFLECMPEAAKATRIALLAVDPTRRRTGGALLGDRIRMNSLRCERAFMRSMATRRQHLATSEVLGDAIALLKASGFSMVLVETAGIGQSDSEIVDLVDLSIYVMTSDYGAASQLEKIDMLDFADVIVLNKFDRRGGQDALRDVRKQWRRNRLAFDTADEDVPVYPTIASQFQDPGVNWMFWNVCRLLRERLDLDEAAWTPAIAVDEREPSAAILIPDNRNRYLAEIAEAGRAAEADAERRASAASKAHGCYRALAELDDPDLPAPLSGYAAAALDAARDETLARLRRSYQEALAEVGPEAAELLKKWPERVEAARADHYSYPVRGREVTGENYLTTLSHLRMPKLALPEYSDWGDLLRFLMKHNLPGAYPYTAGVYPYRRASEEPTRMFAGEGIAERTNRRFHFVSRGQPANRLSTAFDSVTLYGSDPGLRPDIWGKVGNSGVSIATVDDMKRLYSGFDLCDAATSVSMTINGPAPTILAFFMNAAVDQQVERHLRETGGLEEARAEIDRRSGGDVPAYRGELPEENDGLGLELLGISGDQVVEREVYERIRADALSRVRGTVQADILKEDQAQNTCIFSTEFSLRMMGDVQQFFIDHNVRNYYSASVSGYHIAEAGANPITQLAFTLANGFTIVEYYLARGMAIDDFAPNLSFFFSNGMDPEYAVIGRVARRIWARAMRERYGASARSQMLKYHIQTSGRSLHAQEIQFNDIRTTLQALYGILDRCNSLHTNAFDEAITTPTEQSVRRALAIQLIINREFGLNRSENPWQGSFALDQLTDAVEEAVYLEFERLAERGGVLAAMDTMYQRSKIQDESMEYEAKKHDGSLPVVGVNTFLAEGQDFAETVEAELIRSTDEEKRQQIESLAAFHRRHGDHSGACLERLQDVARRRSNVFEELMETTKHCSLGQISDALYRVGGEYRRSM; this is encoded by the coding sequence ATGACTACACCTGAACAGGATCCCCGGATCCGGCCCGCCGAGGACGCCAGCCCGCTCCGCTTCGTGACCGCGGCGTCGCTGTTCGACGGTCACGACGCCGCGATCCACATCATGCGGCGGATGATCCAGGACCGCGGGGCCGAGGTGATTCACCTGGGCCACAACCGCGGCGTCGACGAGATCGTCCGCGCGGCCGTGCAGGAGGACGCCGACGCGATCGCGATCAGCTCCTACCAGGGCGGTCACATCGAGTTCTTCCGCTACATGATCGACCGCCTGGCGGAAGAGGGCAGGGAAGACGTCCTCGTGTTCGGCGGCGGTGGCGGCACGATCACGCCGGAGGAGATCGCGGAACTCGAGGCTTACGGAGTCGAGCGGATCTACCACCCGGACGACGGTCTGAAGATGGGCCTGCCGGCGATGATCGACGACGTCGTCGAGCGGGCGCATGCGAAGCGCCGACCGGCGCCCGAATCGCGGTTCAGAGTACGCGTGGCCTCGGACCCGGACGGCGACATCGAGTTGTCACGCCTGCTCTCCGCGATCGAGCGCGGAGCGGTGGGCGAGTCCGAGCTGCGCCGGTTGCGCAAGGAGTGGCAGCTGGCCGGCGCCGGCGTGCCGGTCGTCGGGCTCACCGGCACCGGCGGCGCGGGAAAGAGCAGCGTCGCCGACGAGCTGCTGAACCGCTTCCTCGAGTGCATGCCCGAGGCGGCGAAGGCGACGCGGATCGCCCTCCTGGCGGTCGACCCGACGCGCCGGCGGACCGGCGGCGCTCTGCTCGGCGACCGCATCCGCATGAACAGCCTCCGCTGCGAGCGCGCCTTCATGCGCTCGATGGCGACGCGGCGCCAGCACCTGGCGACCAGCGAAGTGCTCGGCGACGCGATCGCGCTGCTCAAGGCGTCGGGGTTCTCGATGGTCCTCGTGGAGACCGCCGGCATCGGCCAGAGCGACAGCGAGATCGTCGATCTGGTCGACCTCTCGATCTACGTGATGACCTCGGACTACGGCGCCGCGAGCCAGCTCGAGAAGATCGACATGCTCGACTTCGCCGACGTCATCGTGCTGAACAAGTTCGATCGCCGGGGGGGCCAGGACGCGCTGCGCGACGTGCGGAAACAGTGGCGGCGCAACCGGCTCGCCTTCGATACGGCCGACGAGGACGTGCCGGTCTATCCAACGATCGCCAGCCAGTTCCAGGACCCCGGCGTAAACTGGATGTTCTGGAACGTATGCCGGCTGCTCCGCGAGCGCCTCGACCTGGACGAGGCCGCCTGGACGCCGGCGATCGCGGTGGACGAGCGCGAGCCGAGCGCGGCGATCCTGATTCCGGACAATCGCAACCGCTATCTGGCGGAGATCGCCGAGGCGGGCCGCGCCGCTGAGGCCGATGCCGAGCGCCGAGCGTCGGCCGCCTCGAAGGCGCACGGCTGCTACCGGGCGCTGGCCGAACTGGACGACCCGGATCTCCCGGCGCCCCTTTCCGGGTACGCGGCGGCGGCGCTCGACGCGGCGCGCGACGAGACCCTGGCGCGGCTGCGCCGGAGCTACCAGGAAGCGCTGGCGGAAGTCGGCCCCGAGGCGGCCGAACTCCTGAAGAAGTGGCCTGAGCGGGTCGAGGCCGCGCGCGCGGACCACTACAGCTATCCGGTCCGCGGGCGCGAGGTCACCGGCGAGAACTACCTAACCACCCTGAGTCACCTGCGGATGCCGAAGCTGGCGCTGCCCGAGTACTCGGACTGGGGCGACCTGCTGCGTTTCCTGATGAAGCACAACCTGCCGGGCGCGTACCCGTACACCGCCGGCGTTTACCCCTACCGGCGCGCCAGCGAAGAGCCGACGCGGATGTTCGCGGGCGAGGGAATCGCCGAACGCACGAACCGGCGATTCCACTTCGTGTCGCGCGGGCAGCCGGCGAACCGCCTGTCCACGGCGTTCGACTCGGTGACGCTCTACGGCTCGGATCCGGGGCTCCGGCCCGACATCTGGGGCAAGGTCGGTAACTCGGGGGTCTCGATCGCCACCGTCGACGACATGAAGCGGCTCTACTCGGGATTCGACCTCTGCGACGCGGCGACGTCCGTGTCGATGACGATCAACGGCCCGGCCCCGACCATCCTCGCCTTCTTCATGAACGCAGCGGTCGACCAGCAGGTCGAGCGTCACCTCCGGGAAACCGGGGGCCTGGAGGAGGCGCGCGCGGAGATCGACCGGCGGTCCGGCGGCGACGTGCCGGCCTACCGCGGCGAGCTGCCCGAGGAGAACGACGGCCTGGGACTGGAGTTGCTGGGCATCTCCGGCGACCAGGTGGTCGAACGCGAGGTCTACGAACGGATCCGGGCGGACGCCCTTAGCCGGGTCCGGGGCACCGTCCAGGCCGACATCCTGAAGGAGGACCAGGCCCAGAACACCTGCATCTTCTCGACCGAGTTCTCGCTACGGATGATGGGCGACGTCCAGCAGTTCTTCATCGACCACAACGTCCGCAACTACTACAGCGCCTCGGTCAGCGGCTACCACATCGCCGAGGCTGGCGCGAACCCGATCACCCAGTTGGCGTTCACGCTCGCCAACGGCTTCACGATCGTCGAGTACTACCTGGCGCGGGGAATGGCGATCGACGACTTCGCGCCCAATCTGTCGTTCTTCTTCTCGAACGGCATGGACCCCGAGTACGCCGTGATCGGCCGGGTGGCGCGGCGCATCTGGGCACGAGCGATGCGCGAGCGCTACGGCGCCTCCGCCCGCAGCCAGATGCTGAAGTACCACATCCAGACCTCCGGTCGTTCGCTGCACGCGCAGGAGATTCAGTTCAACGACATTCGCACTACGCTGCAGGCGCTGTACGGCATTCTCGATCGCTGCAACTCCCTGCACACGAACGCCTTCGACGAGGCGATCACGACGCCGACCGAGCAGTCGGTGCGGCGCGCGCTGGCGATCCAGTTGATCATCAACCGGGAGTTCGGTCTCAACCGGAGCGAGAACCCCTGGCAGGGCTCTTTCGCCCTGGATCAGTTGACCGACGCGGTGGAGGAGGCGGTCTACCTGGAGTTCGAGCGCCTCGCCGAGCGTGGCGGTGTGCTGGCGGCGATGGACACGATGTACCAGCGCTCGAAGATCCAGGACGAGAGCATGGAGTACGAGGCGAAGAAGCACGACGGCAGCCTGCCGGTCGTCGGCGTGAACACCTTCCTCGCCGAAGGCCAGGACTTCGCCGAGACGGTCGAGGCGGAGCTCATCCGCTCGACGGACGAGGAGAAGCGGCAGCAGATCGAGAGTCTGGCCGCCTTCCACCGGCGTCACGGCGATCATTCAGGGGCGTGTCTCGAGCGGCTGCAGGACGTGGCCCGCCGGCGGAGCAACGTCTTCGAGGAGCTGATGGAGACCACGAAGCACTGCTCGCTCGGGCAGATCTCGGACGCGCTCTATCGCGTCGGCGGCGAGTACCGGCGAAGCATGTAG